From one Pagrus major chromosome 21, Pma_NU_1.0 genomic stretch:
- the LOC141016841 gene encoding transferrin receptor protein 1-like translates to MDQARSTISKIFNGEPHSYTRFNLTQNMEGDNSQVEMKLSSDMDEEVGGNGVGDHLNHNSNRKPYVAQKLGRTPKNLCFMAAATLLIFIIGYLIGFLVHRKKELAPNCAASVSTIQGPVVHETGAAPIMDWDDVKKLFAGKLSPSQFESVFSDFAMAEHRAGSPGDKALANKVINKFKTYGMDTWSDEHFVKVQDPPASGYNTFVFKGNEQRPTGFLSYSATGKVNGTVLYAYYGQENDFRVLRDKNINLTGRVLLVRAGKISFAEKVANAAKMNAAAVLIYPDPSDYSFGDTTELYGHVHMGSGDPYTPGFPSFNHTQFPPVKSSGLPKILAQTITAAMGTNMLRQLGGQNVPEGWGGINRLGDENDLITLEVNNVLTQKEIHNVFGVIKGFVDADRYVVIGAQRDAWGPGFASSTVGTSVLVELARSISDMVKNDGFKPRRSIVFASWSAGEYGSVGATEWLEGYLTSLNMKAFSYINLDGVVTGRNGFKVAASPMMYSLIESALKKVRTLNKAVSLSTQFGRNDWESYMLEDLKVDNAAYPFLAFSGIPSVSFRFTPGNSEYPFFGTKLDTREKLNLATSSDVARLAEVASQFAGHIALRLVHDHVLWMNLTRYNDMIRTHVFQIKTRVNDVKRMQPQLLPKDLTMKWLFSAIGEYGRAARQLAEDVKNSNLDDIEMCRIINDRIMTVERNFLSPYVSPKESPFRHILLGSGPHTLKGLSSHLDALRADNPEADADLFRNQFALATWTIQGCANSLAGDIWSLSLMEN, encoded by the exons ATGGACCAGGCAAGGTCAACGATATCCAAAATT TTTAATGGGGAGCCACACTCCTACACTCGTTTCAACCTGACCCAGAACATGGAAGGCGATAACAGCCAGGTGGAGATGAAGCTGTCATCCGACATGGATGAGGAGGTTGGGGGAAATGGCGTGGGTGACCACCTCAATCACAACTCCAACCGTAAACCCTACGTGGCTCAGAAGCTCGGACGCACCCCCAAGAATCTCTGCTTCATGGCAGCCGCCACCCTCCTAATCTTCATCATCG GGTACTTGATTGGCTTCCTGGTTCATCGCAAGAAGGAATTGGCTCCAAACTGTGCAGCCTCCGTGAGCACTATTCAAGGACCTGTTGTCCACGAGACAGGCGCTGCCCCCATCATGGACTGGGACGATGTGAAGAAGCTCTTCGCTGGaaaactctctccctctcaatTTGAATCTGTGTTCAG TGATTTTGCCATGGCCGAGCACCGAGCTGGTTCACCAGGTGATAAAGCTCTGGCTAACAAAGTGATCAATAAGTTTAAAACGTACGGCATGGACACCTGGAGTGATGAGCATTTTGTGAAGGTTCAGGACCCCCCGGCTTCTGGCTACAACACATTCGTTTTCAAGGGGAATGAGCAGCGTCCTACAGGATTCCTGTCCTACAGTGCAACTGGAAAAGTGAACGGTACTGTCTTGTACGCGTACTACGGGCAGGAAAATGACTTCAGAGTGCTGCGGGACAAGAATATCAACCTGACTGGCAGGGTCCTGCTGGTCAGAGCTGGTAAAATCAGCTTTGCTGAGAAG GTAGCCAATGCTGCCAAAAtgaatgctgctgctgtgttgatCTACCCAGACCCCTCTGATTACTCTTTTGGAGACACCACTGAGCTTTATGGACAT GTCCACATGGGTTCAGGGGATCCCTACACCCCAGGCTTCCCCTCCTTCAACCACACCCAGTTTCCACCTGTCAAGTCTTCAGGCCTGCCAAAAATCTTGGCTCAGACCATCACAGCAGCCATGGGTACCAACATGCTGAG GCAGCTGGGGGGTCAGAATGTCCCAGAAGGTTGGGGAGGAATCAACAGACTGGGAGACGAGAACGATCTTATAACTTTGGAAGTCAACAACGTTCTCACTCAGAAGGAGATACATAATGTCTTCGGGGTCATTAAAGGCTTTGTGGATGCAG ATCGATATGTGGTCATCGGTGCCCAGAGGGATGCTTGGGGTCCAGGTTTTGCTTCGTCCACCGTCGGCACCAGCGTCCTTGTCGAGCTGGCCCGGTCTATCTCTGACATGGTGAAGAACG ATGGATTCAAACCAAGGAGAAGCATTGTGTTTGCCAGCTGGAGCGCTGGAGAATATGGGAGTGTTGGCGCCACCGAGTGGCTGGAG GGTTATCTTACTTCTCTGAACATGAAAGCCTTCTCCTACATCAACCTGGATGGAGTTGTTACAG GTCGAAATGGATTTAAAGTCGCAGCCAGTCCGATGATGTATAGCCTGATCGAGAGCGCTCTGAAGAAG GTGAGGACCCTCAACAAGGCTGTGTCTCTCTCTACTCAGTTTGGAAGGAACGACTGGGAATCATATAT GTTGGAGGATCTGAAGGTGGATAACGCTGCATATCCTTTCCTTGCCTTCTCTGGCATCCCCTCAGTCTCCTTTAGGTTCACCCCTGGTAATTCA GAGTACCCGTTCTTTGGCACAAAGCTGGACACGCGGGAGAAGCTGAACCTTGCCACGTCCAGTGATGTTGCGCGACTGGCTGAAGTAGCATCCCAGTTCGCAGGTCACATAGCACTGAGGCTGGTCCACGATCACGTGCTGTGGATGAACCTGACGAGGTACAACGACATGATCCGTACCCACGTGTTCCAGATCAAGACGAGAGTGAATGACGTGAAGAGG ATGCAGCCCCAGCTGCTTCCCAAGGACCTGACTATGAAGTGGTTGTTCTCGGCCATTGGCGAGTACGGCCGCGCTGCTCGCCAACTGGCGGAAGACGTTAAGAACAGCAACCTGGACGACATTGAGATGTGCCGCATCATTAATGACCGCATCATGACG GTGGAAAGGAACTTCCTGTCTCCCTACGTGTCCCCGAAAGAGAGTCCTTTCCGCCACATCCTGCTGGGCTCGGGCCCTCACACTCTCAAGGGTCTGTCCAGCCACCTCGACGCCCTCCGAGCCGACAACCCCGAGGCAGACGCCGACCTGTTCCGCAACCAGTTCGCCCTGGCCACCTGGACCATTCAGGGCTGTGCCAACTCACTAGCAGGGGACATCTGGTCTTTGTCTTTAATGGAAAACTAG